One genomic window of Bactrocera dorsalis isolate Fly_Bdor chromosome 4, ASM2337382v1, whole genome shotgun sequence includes the following:
- the LOC105222571 gene encoding E3 ubiquitin-protein ligase UBR1 isoform X1: MDRFDLEDVVAPPTHTADAPLKDWRLKYQAGTIKNSDFTEFFQKQSRKYFHFRYEREQDATRPSWADVLSAFRNYQTRLDGSRPRGALKITFNEAGAKEHIINVLMEFVLGDNPTIVLDKLQQEGNTATVCGKVFKNGEPTYSCRECGMDPTCVLCVNCFKQSAHRYHKYKMSTSGGGGCCDCGDEEAWKKDHYCEEHLRGKENPISSTIITDAIQERCELTFNAILTFCVNFLEIEPNASLECLDGDSDDGQDECFCTVLYNDESHTFDQVIQTLTKIAKCRQKDAMEIVASIDREGRAVVKCDSFSECQQLQEAIEKQAVTVVPGIPHSRANQSLRVSVLNIRAVACQQFALQLLTWFQEFLIKHSIFRKIFARLIMDRKPPYCIRHILEYDVKLWKTARACWHRLLISGLLMEYDNKMALAQEFSKHYASIVQDFIRDDHEHSCSIVSLSVQLFTVPSIAHYLMANEGIFHKLLHTFYHASIETFIKNKTLQFSKNINAPFKRAAYILYDLRYILSFKPDVWTDGLREGFLEGCKALLKLLNVMQGMESTTRQTGQHMDYEPEWECAFNLHIKLATAITLVLEWCSTDLAVLTKLYQMVMRYLVSNTFIVDTTIKREERHVAGHVAECIIYDVASRPVSIHLPLSRFFAGIYLHLGAYGLTFDNAVAGNKRTPEEIMEPILCTQTMIAQVHAGMWRRNGYSLLHQLYFYRIVRCRTEMLDRDIIGLQIGAALIESNQYLIHILNKFNLIKWIQPDYEKNSTAEAVEDDFLLPMIEEFLELLIVIIGERYVPGISNVAEEDRTKKEIIQLLCIRPYSHSELNRALPDALNETAVEDVIDTVAVFKKPQRSDSRGVYQLKEELYENYNMYFYHYTKEEKSKSEETQRLRRKNKNELVCCPPPKLPKLTDGFVSIANLLQCDVMMTILTTVLDRAIDLTSNSFAENHLQEVLFLIGYGLQEEQSGYYPFLSFYEQSQKYNMLSKLEELSRSSRVEAHRDFILWTIQKFKELQAKGKANEADVSTMLADGGEEVEISRPLTAAEKEKQEKEERARLAAERRAKIMAQMQNAQNNFMKSNAEMFASANVQASGSRDATTAMEWQEDVSNMDEEGAVAYNSQACLGVERRLQQPEEQSFKCILCFEDCTVSKDGPTLVYSAFVQKSKVLPPDAKYACSVHTSSCGHVMHINCWQEYYTNEETKEQRRPHRNRQPFPQASQNTEFQCPYCRCLSNSVLPLSAPLSKYSMPLVIHKGEDLFPIDMWIEVMKTLGDELILPPIEGNFDRVLPLADAILSRANLYANIAQFERIAQPIDKLELPASWITFAQRYIKSIRQHAPADFDESEKDGFLWLIHTCIYTVRALEVHHRAVAKPFKSEMSIRQKSCISGLVRASCLYGTNLTHTDVTNLKPVVAELLDTVFKQKGSCILEWRPFSMMVQMTCLVPNILFSSSHKSVVVNGSMLDFYAVQLFFLANMVKAIVLFQPPDMDVDEDYDQEIKQLPQNIRDNIAEFYRKYNFVARQQALAYMQQQQQQTQAQSQTQTPAKSEEALLQETQSTEIDADLEVSMSEYNADNEFKVPCDLGTIAALYAHIKKQMREYLRCCCLFFHFVTEVEFPDEFLPEKSDTYENMCKYLGLETGLAAYFDSAGCYASILETFATHPDLVYCDVTTKKKRCGRNFDLVPCTQSVPRLVDLPEDYSDLINSVSEFICPNNKREEMKTPTMCMICGKIICAQSFCCQPELEGRNVGACTYHANSCAAEICVFLRIRDCQIVYLGRNKGCFVNPPYLDHYGETDQGLRRGNPLRLCPLRYSKIQLNWLSHTLHEEIARLNDNTSVVATQWHHM, translated from the exons atgctACCAGACCCAGCT GGGCAGATGTACTTTCTGCATTTAGAAACTATCAAACTAGGCTTGATGGCTCGCGGCCTCGTGGCGCCT taaaaatcacCTTCAACGAGGCTGGCGCCAAGGAGCACATCATAAATGTTCTGATGGAGTTCGTGTTGGGCGATAATCCCACAATAGTGCTCGATAAATTGCAGCAGGAGGGCAATACCGCCACGGTGTGTGGCAAAGTATTCAAGAATGGTGAACCCACATATAGTTGCCGCGAGTGCGGCATGGATCCCACTTGTGTGTTGTGCGTGAATTGTTTTAAACAATCGGCACATCGCTATCACAAGTATAAAATGTCAACTTCAGGTGGTGGTGGCTGCTGTGATTGTGGCGATGAGGAGGCATGGAAAAAGGATCATTATTGTGAAGAGCATCTG CGCGGTAAAGAGAATCCCATCAGTAGTACAATCATCACGGATGCCATACAGGAACGTTGTGAGCTCACCTTCAATGCAATACTTACATTTTGCGTGAATTTCCTTGAAATCGAACCGAATGCGAGTCTCGAGTGCTTGGACGGCGACTCAGACGATGGGCAAGACGAGTGCTTTTGCACCGTACTCTACAATGACGAGTCACACACATTCGATCAGGTCATACAGACGTTGACGAAAATTGCCAAATGCCGTCAGAAGGACGCTATGGAAATTGTGGCGAGTATTGATCGTGAAGGTCGCGCCGTTGTTAAATGTGATAGCTTTAGTGAGTGTCAGCAACTGCAGGAGGCAATCGAAAAACAAGCCGTCACCGTAGTACCCGGTATACCACACTCACGCGCTAATCAATCGTTACGCGTTTCTGTGCTAAATATACGCGCCGTAGCTTGTCAGCAATTCGCATTGCAATTGCTCACATGGTTTCAGGAGTTTCTCATCAAACACAGCATTTTCCGTAAGATATTCGCACGTCTAATAATGGATCGTAAGCCACCCTATTGCATACGACACATACTCGAGTACGATGTGAAGTTGTGGAAGACAGCGCGTGCCTGCTGGCATCGCCTGCTCATATCAGGTCTGCTGATGGAGTACGACAACAAAATGGCATTGGCGCAGGAATTCTCCAAACATTATGCTTCGATTGTGCAGGATTTCATACGTGACGATCACGAGCATTCATGCTCGATTGTATCGCTGAGTGTGCAATTATTCACCGTGCCAAGCATAGCGCATTATCTAATGGCTAACGAGggtatttttcacaaattgcTACACACATTCTATCATGCATCGATAGAGACGTTCATCAAGAATAAAACACTACAATTCTCAAAGAATATTAATGCACCGTTTAAACGTGCCGCTTACATACTCTACGATTTGCGTTATATACTCAGCTTCAAGCCCGATGTATGGACGGATGGATTGCGTGAGGGTTTTCTGGAAGGTTGCAAAGCGTTACTGAAGTTGTTGAACGTGATGCAGGGCATGGAGTCGACCACACGTCAAACCGGCCAGCACATGGACTACGAACCGGAATGGGAATGCGCTTtcaatttgcatattaaattagCCACCGCTATCACTTTAGTATTAGAATGGTGTTCTACTGATTTGGCTGTGCTGACTAAACTTTATCAAATGGTAATGCGTTATCTCGTTTCGAATACGTTTATTGTGGATACCACGATTAAACGGGAAGAACGTCATGTTGCCGGTCATGTGGCCGAATGTATAATCTACGATGTGGCTTCACGCCCCGTTTCCATACATTTACCATTATCGCGCTTCTTTGCTGGCATATACTTGCACTTGGGCGCATACGGTTTGACCTTCGACAATGCCGTTGCTGGCAACAAACGTACACCCGAGGAGATTATGGAGCCAATATTATGCACACAAACGATGATTGCGCAG gtGCACGCTGGCATGTGGCGTCGTAACGGCTACTCGCTGCTTCATCAGCTGTACTTCTATCGTATCGTGCGCTGTCGCACGGAAATGTTGGATCGCGACATTATTGGCCTACAGATTGGTGCCGCTTTAATTGAGAGCAACCAATATCTGatacatatactaaataaattcaatttaatcaaGTGGATACAACCGGATTATGAGAAGAATTCAACGGCCGAAGCGGTGGAAGATGACTTCCTCTTGCCGATGATTGAAGAATTTTTAGAATTACTAATCGTAATCATTGGCGAACGTTATGTACCCGGTATATCGAATGTGGCGGAAGAGGATCGTACCAAAAAGGAAATAATACAACTGCTTTGTATTAGACCATATTCGCATTCGGAGTTGAATCGCGCTCTTCCAGATGCGCTCAATGAAACAGCCGTGGAAGATGTTATCGATACTGTGGCAGTTTTCAAAAAACCACAACGGTCAGACTCTAGAGGCGTTTACCAGCTTAAAGAAGAGCtgtatgaaaattataatatgtatttctatCATTATACCAAGGAAGAAAAGTCCAAATCGGAGGAGACACAACGTCTGCGTCGTAAGAATAAAAACGAACTCGTTTGTTGCCCACCACCTAAGCTGCCCAAGTTGACCGATGGATTTGT CTCAATTGCTAATTTGTTGCAATGTGATGTGATGATGACGATTTTGACAACTGTGTTGGATCGTGCCATCGATCTAACCTCAAATAGTTTTGCGGAAAATCATTTACAAGAA GTACTCTTTCTAATTGGTTATGGCCTGCAAGAGGAACAATCGGGCTATTATCCATTTCTTTCATTCTATGAACAGtcacaaaaatacaatatgCTAAGTAAATTAGAAGAATTGTCGCGTAGTTCTCGT GTTGAGGCTCATCGCGATTTCATACTCTGgacaatacaaaaattcaagGAGCTACAGGCCAAAGGCAAAGCTAACGAAGCAGATGTCAGCACAATGTTGGCAGATGGTGGTGAAGAAGTCGAAATATCACGACCACTCACCGCTGCCGAGAAGGAGAAGCAAGAGAAGGAGGAACGTGCACGCCTGGCTGCTGAACGCCGCGCTAAAATAATGGCACAAATGCAAAATGCCCAAAATAATTTCATGAAATCGAATGCGGAAATGTTTGCCAGCGCTAATGTACAAGCGAGCGGTAGTCGTGATGCAACCACAGCAATGGAATGGCAAGAAGATGTTTCGAATATGGACGAAGAAGGTGCTGTAGCTTACAATTCACAGGCTTGTTTGGGCGTGGAGCGACGTTTGCAGCAGCCAGAAGAGCAGAGTTTCAAGTGTATACTCTGTTTTGAGGATTGTACCGTTAGTAAGGATGGACCGACACTCGTGTATTCGGCATTCGTACAGAAATCGAAAGTATTGCCACCCGATGCAAAATATGCATGCTCAGTACACACGAGCAGCTGTGGTCATGTGATGCATATTAATTGCTGGCAAGAATACTATACCAACGAAGAGACAAAAGAACAACGAAGGCCACATCGCAATCGTCAACCGTTTCCACAAGCATCACAGAACACTGAATTTCAGTGTCCATATTGTCGTTGCCTGAGTAATTCAGTGTTGCCACTGAGTGCACCGCTATCGAAGTACTCAATGCCATTGGTTATACATAAGGGCGAGGATTTATTCCCCATAGACATGTGGATTGAAGTGATGAAAACATTGGGTGATGAATTGATTTTACCGCCCATCGAGGGAAATTTCGATCGTGTCTTGCCACTGGCTGACGCAATATTGTCGCGCGCTAATCTGTATGCCAATATCGCACAGTTCGAGCGTATCGCACAACCCATTGACAAGTTGGAACTACCAGCTAGCTGGATAACTTTTGCCCAACGCTATATCAAATCGATTCGGCAACATGCGCCCGCTGATTTTGATGAGTCTGAGAAGGATGGCTTCTTGTGGCTGATACATACTTGCATCTATACAGTGCGTGCGCTGGAAGTTCACCATCGTGCAGTGGCCAAACCGTTTAAGAGTGAAATGTCCATACGACAAAAGAGTTGCATTAGCGGTTTGGTGCGTGCGTCCTGTTTGTATGGCACGAATTTAACACACACCGATGTAACAAATCTGAAACCCGTTGTGGCCGAACTGTTGGACACAGTCTTCAAGCAAAAGGGCAGCTGTATATTGGAATGGAGACCTTTCAGCATGATGGTACAAATGACATGCCTGGTGCCGAATATACTTTTCTCCTCTTCgc ACAAATCTGTTGTGGTCAATGGCAGCATGCTGGACTTCTATGCCGTGCAGTTATTCTTCCTCGCTAATATGGTGAAAGCAATTGTGCTCTTCCAACCGCCAGACATGGATGTCGACGAAGACTATGACCAGGAAATCAAACAATTACCGCAAAACATACGCGACAACATAGCAGAATTTTAtcgtaaatataattttgttgccCGCCAACAAGCGCTCGcatatatgcaacaacaacaacaacaaacacaggcCCAGTCACAAACACAAACGCCAGCAAAATCCGAGGAGGCATTATTACAGGAAACACAGTCAACAGAAATCGATGCCGATCTCGAAGTTTCGATGAGCGAATATAATGCTGATAATGAATTTAAGGTACCGTGCGATTTGGGCACCATCGCCGCACTGTACGCTCACATCAAAAAGCAAATGAGAGAATatttacgttgttgttgtttgttcttCCACTTCGTCACCGAAGTAGAATTCCCCGATGAATTTCTTCCCGAAAAAAGCGACACGTATGagaatatgtgtaaatatttaggCTTGGAAACCGGACTGGCTGCATACTTTGACAGCGCCGGCTGCTATGCATCCATATTAGAGACATTTGCCACCCATCCCGATTTGGTGTACTGTGACGTGACAACGAAGAAGAAACGTTGCGGCCGTAACTTCGATTTAGTACCCTGCACTCAAAGTGTGCCAAGATTAGTGGATCTACCCGAAGATTATAGCGATCTTATAAACAGTGTTTCGGAATTCATTTGTCCGAATAATAAGCGTGAAGAGATGAAAACGCCAACGATGTGCATGATATGTGGCAAAATTATTTGTGCACAGTCATTCTGCTGTCAACCGGAGTTGGAGGGTCGTAATGTGGGTGCTTGCACTTATCATGCCAATTCTTGCGCTGCAGAGATTTGCGTTTTTCTACGCATacgcgattgtcaaattgtgtatTTGGGTCGTAATAAGGGTTGCTTTGTCAATCCTCCATACTTGGATCATTACGGCGAGACTGATCAGGGCTTGAGACGTGGCAATCCGTTGCGTTTATGTCCGTTGCGCTACAGCAAAATCCAACTAAATTGGCTGAGTCACACGCTGCATGAGGAAATTGCCCGTCTCAATGATAATACGTCCGTTGTGGCAACACAGTGGCATCACATGTAG
- the LOC105222571 gene encoding E3 ubiquitin-protein ligase UBR1 isoform X2, translating into MDRFDLEDVVAPPTHTADAPLKDWRLKYQAGTIKNSDFTEFFQKQSRKYFHFRYEREQDATRPSLKITFNEAGAKEHIINVLMEFVLGDNPTIVLDKLQQEGNTATVCGKVFKNGEPTYSCRECGMDPTCVLCVNCFKQSAHRYHKYKMSTSGGGGCCDCGDEEAWKKDHYCEEHLRGKENPISSTIITDAIQERCELTFNAILTFCVNFLEIEPNASLECLDGDSDDGQDECFCTVLYNDESHTFDQVIQTLTKIAKCRQKDAMEIVASIDREGRAVVKCDSFSECQQLQEAIEKQAVTVVPGIPHSRANQSLRVSVLNIRAVACQQFALQLLTWFQEFLIKHSIFRKIFARLIMDRKPPYCIRHILEYDVKLWKTARACWHRLLISGLLMEYDNKMALAQEFSKHYASIVQDFIRDDHEHSCSIVSLSVQLFTVPSIAHYLMANEGIFHKLLHTFYHASIETFIKNKTLQFSKNINAPFKRAAYILYDLRYILSFKPDVWTDGLREGFLEGCKALLKLLNVMQGMESTTRQTGQHMDYEPEWECAFNLHIKLATAITLVLEWCSTDLAVLTKLYQMVMRYLVSNTFIVDTTIKREERHVAGHVAECIIYDVASRPVSIHLPLSRFFAGIYLHLGAYGLTFDNAVAGNKRTPEEIMEPILCTQTMIAQVHAGMWRRNGYSLLHQLYFYRIVRCRTEMLDRDIIGLQIGAALIESNQYLIHILNKFNLIKWIQPDYEKNSTAEAVEDDFLLPMIEEFLELLIVIIGERYVPGISNVAEEDRTKKEIIQLLCIRPYSHSELNRALPDALNETAVEDVIDTVAVFKKPQRSDSRGVYQLKEELYENYNMYFYHYTKEEKSKSEETQRLRRKNKNELVCCPPPKLPKLTDGFVSIANLLQCDVMMTILTTVLDRAIDLTSNSFAENHLQEVLFLIGYGLQEEQSGYYPFLSFYEQSQKYNMLSKLEELSRSSRVEAHRDFILWTIQKFKELQAKGKANEADVSTMLADGGEEVEISRPLTAAEKEKQEKEERARLAAERRAKIMAQMQNAQNNFMKSNAEMFASANVQASGSRDATTAMEWQEDVSNMDEEGAVAYNSQACLGVERRLQQPEEQSFKCILCFEDCTVSKDGPTLVYSAFVQKSKVLPPDAKYACSVHTSSCGHVMHINCWQEYYTNEETKEQRRPHRNRQPFPQASQNTEFQCPYCRCLSNSVLPLSAPLSKYSMPLVIHKGEDLFPIDMWIEVMKTLGDELILPPIEGNFDRVLPLADAILSRANLYANIAQFERIAQPIDKLELPASWITFAQRYIKSIRQHAPADFDESEKDGFLWLIHTCIYTVRALEVHHRAVAKPFKSEMSIRQKSCISGLVRASCLYGTNLTHTDVTNLKPVVAELLDTVFKQKGSCILEWRPFSMMVQMTCLVPNILFSSSHKSVVVNGSMLDFYAVQLFFLANMVKAIVLFQPPDMDVDEDYDQEIKQLPQNIRDNIAEFYRKYNFVARQQALAYMQQQQQQTQAQSQTQTPAKSEEALLQETQSTEIDADLEVSMSEYNADNEFKVPCDLGTIAALYAHIKKQMREYLRCCCLFFHFVTEVEFPDEFLPEKSDTYENMCKYLGLETGLAAYFDSAGCYASILETFATHPDLVYCDVTTKKKRCGRNFDLVPCTQSVPRLVDLPEDYSDLINSVSEFICPNNKREEMKTPTMCMICGKIICAQSFCCQPELEGRNVGACTYHANSCAAEICVFLRIRDCQIVYLGRNKGCFVNPPYLDHYGETDQGLRRGNPLRLCPLRYSKIQLNWLSHTLHEEIARLNDNTSVVATQWHHM; encoded by the exons atgctACCAGACCCAGCT taaaaatcacCTTCAACGAGGCTGGCGCCAAGGAGCACATCATAAATGTTCTGATGGAGTTCGTGTTGGGCGATAATCCCACAATAGTGCTCGATAAATTGCAGCAGGAGGGCAATACCGCCACGGTGTGTGGCAAAGTATTCAAGAATGGTGAACCCACATATAGTTGCCGCGAGTGCGGCATGGATCCCACTTGTGTGTTGTGCGTGAATTGTTTTAAACAATCGGCACATCGCTATCACAAGTATAAAATGTCAACTTCAGGTGGTGGTGGCTGCTGTGATTGTGGCGATGAGGAGGCATGGAAAAAGGATCATTATTGTGAAGAGCATCTG CGCGGTAAAGAGAATCCCATCAGTAGTACAATCATCACGGATGCCATACAGGAACGTTGTGAGCTCACCTTCAATGCAATACTTACATTTTGCGTGAATTTCCTTGAAATCGAACCGAATGCGAGTCTCGAGTGCTTGGACGGCGACTCAGACGATGGGCAAGACGAGTGCTTTTGCACCGTACTCTACAATGACGAGTCACACACATTCGATCAGGTCATACAGACGTTGACGAAAATTGCCAAATGCCGTCAGAAGGACGCTATGGAAATTGTGGCGAGTATTGATCGTGAAGGTCGCGCCGTTGTTAAATGTGATAGCTTTAGTGAGTGTCAGCAACTGCAGGAGGCAATCGAAAAACAAGCCGTCACCGTAGTACCCGGTATACCACACTCACGCGCTAATCAATCGTTACGCGTTTCTGTGCTAAATATACGCGCCGTAGCTTGTCAGCAATTCGCATTGCAATTGCTCACATGGTTTCAGGAGTTTCTCATCAAACACAGCATTTTCCGTAAGATATTCGCACGTCTAATAATGGATCGTAAGCCACCCTATTGCATACGACACATACTCGAGTACGATGTGAAGTTGTGGAAGACAGCGCGTGCCTGCTGGCATCGCCTGCTCATATCAGGTCTGCTGATGGAGTACGACAACAAAATGGCATTGGCGCAGGAATTCTCCAAACATTATGCTTCGATTGTGCAGGATTTCATACGTGACGATCACGAGCATTCATGCTCGATTGTATCGCTGAGTGTGCAATTATTCACCGTGCCAAGCATAGCGCATTATCTAATGGCTAACGAGggtatttttcacaaattgcTACACACATTCTATCATGCATCGATAGAGACGTTCATCAAGAATAAAACACTACAATTCTCAAAGAATATTAATGCACCGTTTAAACGTGCCGCTTACATACTCTACGATTTGCGTTATATACTCAGCTTCAAGCCCGATGTATGGACGGATGGATTGCGTGAGGGTTTTCTGGAAGGTTGCAAAGCGTTACTGAAGTTGTTGAACGTGATGCAGGGCATGGAGTCGACCACACGTCAAACCGGCCAGCACATGGACTACGAACCGGAATGGGAATGCGCTTtcaatttgcatattaaattagCCACCGCTATCACTTTAGTATTAGAATGGTGTTCTACTGATTTGGCTGTGCTGACTAAACTTTATCAAATGGTAATGCGTTATCTCGTTTCGAATACGTTTATTGTGGATACCACGATTAAACGGGAAGAACGTCATGTTGCCGGTCATGTGGCCGAATGTATAATCTACGATGTGGCTTCACGCCCCGTTTCCATACATTTACCATTATCGCGCTTCTTTGCTGGCATATACTTGCACTTGGGCGCATACGGTTTGACCTTCGACAATGCCGTTGCTGGCAACAAACGTACACCCGAGGAGATTATGGAGCCAATATTATGCACACAAACGATGATTGCGCAG gtGCACGCTGGCATGTGGCGTCGTAACGGCTACTCGCTGCTTCATCAGCTGTACTTCTATCGTATCGTGCGCTGTCGCACGGAAATGTTGGATCGCGACATTATTGGCCTACAGATTGGTGCCGCTTTAATTGAGAGCAACCAATATCTGatacatatactaaataaattcaatttaatcaaGTGGATACAACCGGATTATGAGAAGAATTCAACGGCCGAAGCGGTGGAAGATGACTTCCTCTTGCCGATGATTGAAGAATTTTTAGAATTACTAATCGTAATCATTGGCGAACGTTATGTACCCGGTATATCGAATGTGGCGGAAGAGGATCGTACCAAAAAGGAAATAATACAACTGCTTTGTATTAGACCATATTCGCATTCGGAGTTGAATCGCGCTCTTCCAGATGCGCTCAATGAAACAGCCGTGGAAGATGTTATCGATACTGTGGCAGTTTTCAAAAAACCACAACGGTCAGACTCTAGAGGCGTTTACCAGCTTAAAGAAGAGCtgtatgaaaattataatatgtatttctatCATTATACCAAGGAAGAAAAGTCCAAATCGGAGGAGACACAACGTCTGCGTCGTAAGAATAAAAACGAACTCGTTTGTTGCCCACCACCTAAGCTGCCCAAGTTGACCGATGGATTTGT CTCAATTGCTAATTTGTTGCAATGTGATGTGATGATGACGATTTTGACAACTGTGTTGGATCGTGCCATCGATCTAACCTCAAATAGTTTTGCGGAAAATCATTTACAAGAA GTACTCTTTCTAATTGGTTATGGCCTGCAAGAGGAACAATCGGGCTATTATCCATTTCTTTCATTCTATGAACAGtcacaaaaatacaatatgCTAAGTAAATTAGAAGAATTGTCGCGTAGTTCTCGT GTTGAGGCTCATCGCGATTTCATACTCTGgacaatacaaaaattcaagGAGCTACAGGCCAAAGGCAAAGCTAACGAAGCAGATGTCAGCACAATGTTGGCAGATGGTGGTGAAGAAGTCGAAATATCACGACCACTCACCGCTGCCGAGAAGGAGAAGCAAGAGAAGGAGGAACGTGCACGCCTGGCTGCTGAACGCCGCGCTAAAATAATGGCACAAATGCAAAATGCCCAAAATAATTTCATGAAATCGAATGCGGAAATGTTTGCCAGCGCTAATGTACAAGCGAGCGGTAGTCGTGATGCAACCACAGCAATGGAATGGCAAGAAGATGTTTCGAATATGGACGAAGAAGGTGCTGTAGCTTACAATTCACAGGCTTGTTTGGGCGTGGAGCGACGTTTGCAGCAGCCAGAAGAGCAGAGTTTCAAGTGTATACTCTGTTTTGAGGATTGTACCGTTAGTAAGGATGGACCGACACTCGTGTATTCGGCATTCGTACAGAAATCGAAAGTATTGCCACCCGATGCAAAATATGCATGCTCAGTACACACGAGCAGCTGTGGTCATGTGATGCATATTAATTGCTGGCAAGAATACTATACCAACGAAGAGACAAAAGAACAACGAAGGCCACATCGCAATCGTCAACCGTTTCCACAAGCATCACAGAACACTGAATTTCAGTGTCCATATTGTCGTTGCCTGAGTAATTCAGTGTTGCCACTGAGTGCACCGCTATCGAAGTACTCAATGCCATTGGTTATACATAAGGGCGAGGATTTATTCCCCATAGACATGTGGATTGAAGTGATGAAAACATTGGGTGATGAATTGATTTTACCGCCCATCGAGGGAAATTTCGATCGTGTCTTGCCACTGGCTGACGCAATATTGTCGCGCGCTAATCTGTATGCCAATATCGCACAGTTCGAGCGTATCGCACAACCCATTGACAAGTTGGAACTACCAGCTAGCTGGATAACTTTTGCCCAACGCTATATCAAATCGATTCGGCAACATGCGCCCGCTGATTTTGATGAGTCTGAGAAGGATGGCTTCTTGTGGCTGATACATACTTGCATCTATACAGTGCGTGCGCTGGAAGTTCACCATCGTGCAGTGGCCAAACCGTTTAAGAGTGAAATGTCCATACGACAAAAGAGTTGCATTAGCGGTTTGGTGCGTGCGTCCTGTTTGTATGGCACGAATTTAACACACACCGATGTAACAAATCTGAAACCCGTTGTGGCCGAACTGTTGGACACAGTCTTCAAGCAAAAGGGCAGCTGTATATTGGAATGGAGACCTTTCAGCATGATGGTACAAATGACATGCCTGGTGCCGAATATACTTTTCTCCTCTTCgc ACAAATCTGTTGTGGTCAATGGCAGCATGCTGGACTTCTATGCCGTGCAGTTATTCTTCCTCGCTAATATGGTGAAAGCAATTGTGCTCTTCCAACCGCCAGACATGGATGTCGACGAAGACTATGACCAGGAAATCAAACAATTACCGCAAAACATACGCGACAACATAGCAGAATTTTAtcgtaaatataattttgttgccCGCCAACAAGCGCTCGcatatatgcaacaacaacaacaacaaacacaggcCCAGTCACAAACACAAACGCCAGCAAAATCCGAGGAGGCATTATTACAGGAAACACAGTCAACAGAAATCGATGCCGATCTCGAAGTTTCGATGAGCGAATATAATGCTGATAATGAATTTAAGGTACCGTGCGATTTGGGCACCATCGCCGCACTGTACGCTCACATCAAAAAGCAAATGAGAGAATatttacgttgttgttgtttgttcttCCACTTCGTCACCGAAGTAGAATTCCCCGATGAATTTCTTCCCGAAAAAAGCGACACGTATGagaatatgtgtaaatatttaggCTTGGAAACCGGACTGGCTGCATACTTTGACAGCGCCGGCTGCTATGCATCCATATTAGAGACATTTGCCACCCATCCCGATTTGGTGTACTGTGACGTGACAACGAAGAAGAAACGTTGCGGCCGTAACTTCGATTTAGTACCCTGCACTCAAAGTGTGCCAAGATTAGTGGATCTACCCGAAGATTATAGCGATCTTATAAACAGTGTTTCGGAATTCATTTGTCCGAATAATAAGCGTGAAGAGATGAAAACGCCAACGATGTGCATGATATGTGGCAAAATTATTTGTGCACAGTCATTCTGCTGTCAACCGGAGTTGGAGGGTCGTAATGTGGGTGCTTGCACTTATCATGCCAATTCTTGCGCTGCAGAGATTTGCGTTTTTCTACGCATacgcgattgtcaaattgtgtatTTGGGTCGTAATAAGGGTTGCTTTGTCAATCCTCCATACTTGGATCATTACGGCGAGACTGATCAGGGCTTGAGACGTGGCAATCCGTTGCGTTTATGTCCGTTGCGCTACAGCAAAATCCAACTAAATTGGCTGAGTCACACGCTGCATGAGGAAATTGCCCGTCTCAATGATAATACGTCCGTTGTGGCAACACAGTGGCATCACATGTAG